The Vibrio tubiashii genome includes a window with the following:
- a CDS encoding LysR family transcriptional regulator — MKTNESYAFNWDDLKYFLAVVRSGTLRGGADSIGVNHTTLTRRISVMEEQIGSRLFDRSKQGLVLTQIGEELLPYAERVEDEMTSASRMIIGRDSDPVGTVYVSMPHGMALTSLMDDLALFSERYPDITLNLQFGNDIANLSRREADVSIRVANEVYDEAVGRRLVQMSQAAYCTREYAEKVKDNQGEGLSFIGWHEPEGDITAKWLQESYYPKATLKHRVSELVPLISLAASGLGMAYLACNLGDRHPNLVRAPFQKPIPYRSIWLLMHSDLRRTARIRCFVDFLAEQVQSRENEFWVAGTVKK; from the coding sequence GTGAAGACTAATGAGAGCTATGCCTTCAACTGGGATGATCTTAAGTATTTTCTGGCTGTGGTACGCAGCGGTACGTTGCGCGGGGGCGCAGACAGTATCGGAGTGAATCACACGACACTAACTCGACGTATTTCAGTGATGGAAGAACAGATAGGAAGTCGTTTGTTTGACCGCTCTAAGCAGGGGTTAGTCCTAACCCAAATTGGTGAAGAGTTGCTGCCTTATGCAGAAAGAGTCGAAGATGAGATGACGTCCGCGTCGAGAATGATCATTGGTAGAGACTCCGATCCAGTGGGAACGGTTTATGTCTCTATGCCTCATGGGATGGCTTTGACTTCACTAATGGATGATTTGGCGCTGTTTTCGGAGCGCTATCCAGACATCACTCTAAACTTGCAGTTTGGTAATGATATTGCCAACTTGAGCCGACGAGAAGCGGACGTATCTATAAGGGTCGCCAACGAAGTTTATGATGAAGCGGTAGGACGAAGACTGGTTCAAATGTCGCAAGCGGCGTATTGTACTCGGGAATATGCGGAAAAGGTCAAAGACAACCAAGGTGAAGGACTATCATTCATTGGTTGGCATGAACCTGAAGGCGACATCACAGCGAAATGGTTGCAAGAGAGCTACTATCCAAAAGCAACGCTAAAACATCGCGTTTCAGAACTTGTACCTCTGATCTCTTTGGCAGCTTCAGGACTTGGTATGGCTTATCTTGCGTGTAATCTGGGTGACAGGCATCCAAACTTAGTTCGTGCTCCTTTTCAAAAACCGATTCCCTATCGCAGTATTTGGCTATTGATGCACAGCGATCTGCGCAGAACAGCACGCATTCGATGCTTTGTTGATTTCCTCGCTGAGCAGGTTCAGTCAAGGGAGAACGAATTTTGGGTAGCAGGGACGGTTAAGAAATGA
- a CDS encoding tetratricopeptide repeat-containing diguanylate cyclase: MASIAAAPSFAACNVASDQDFLYSHIETQDRQMLEFYYHSLCRPKSVSLEEYKLPSDASPSSKALYYFALGNLRKYEGIKNITIPDMEQLGVDNNVDWIVAEAKLNQALKLIDSDLLLQAEYLLNEVVPIAREIGYRRLLARAYRWLGNVKIQRSNIKASLNYYKTAYELVSEIGDDFQSTMTLNNIATVYMLSEDWERADTYIQRALKLYNDNQYDNSLFEAILFANSSAVYFATEQNEQAKYYMERALEEADKTGSNRIKISTLSNMSQMFSKVGQPQEALAMAKRCVIQAEKNSTSLMLASCYEAYAGAYLLKKEYQQAITYAHKVMYILQASESNEIIWELDILTKLVEAHEALGEYEKALRFMKQKYLVRKNFYRQTYNEDILSEKSALERRLNKREIELLEAQNELQTITLKEQRSREILYAALFGILAFFVIRSVVSLKRTNLELRNQNTTDPLTGAYNRRFLENWLEQAPSSMQSPVYVVSVIDIDHFKQFNDRYGHEIGDLVLKETVETLQNNLRKKDILVRWGGEEFVLVMPMEDLSKLEETLERLRANVEAHIAHHNDQQFSITVSIGASSCKREYLADEWETVFGQADAALYQAKDAGRNRYQIHSNEA, from the coding sequence TTGGCATCGATTGCTGCAGCGCCCTCTTTTGCTGCCTGCAATGTCGCGTCTGATCAGGATTTTCTCTATTCACATATTGAGACTCAAGACCGCCAAATGCTTGAGTTTTATTACCATTCTCTTTGTCGACCAAAGTCGGTTAGTTTGGAAGAATACAAGCTACCTAGTGATGCATCTCCTTCTTCCAAAGCACTCTATTATTTCGCCTTAGGTAACCTCAGAAAATATGAAGGGATTAAAAACATCACTATTCCTGACATGGAGCAGCTAGGCGTCGATAACAATGTCGACTGGATAGTGGCTGAGGCCAAGCTCAATCAGGCACTAAAGCTAATAGACTCCGACTTGTTACTTCAAGCGGAATACCTTCTCAATGAAGTGGTGCCAATAGCAAGAGAAATCGGCTATCGACGCCTGCTAGCACGCGCGTATCGTTGGTTAGGCAATGTCAAAATTCAGCGTTCGAATATCAAAGCTAGCTTGAACTACTATAAAACGGCATACGAGCTTGTCAGCGAGATTGGGGATGACTTTCAGAGCACCATGACACTGAATAACATCGCCACTGTCTATATGCTTTCCGAAGATTGGGAGCGGGCCGATACCTATATACAACGTGCGCTGAAACTCTACAACGACAATCAATACGATAACAGCCTGTTTGAAGCTATCTTGTTTGCAAATTCGAGTGCGGTCTACTTCGCAACCGAACAGAATGAACAAGCTAAATATTACATGGAGCGCGCTTTAGAGGAAGCGGACAAGACCGGTTCGAACCGAATCAAAATCTCGACTCTATCCAATATGTCCCAAATGTTCTCTAAAGTCGGTCAGCCTCAAGAAGCTTTGGCTATGGCTAAGCGCTGTGTCATCCAAGCGGAAAAGAATTCAACCAGCCTGATGCTGGCAAGTTGTTATGAAGCCTATGCCGGAGCCTACTTACTCAAGAAGGAATACCAACAGGCAATCACTTACGCGCACAAGGTCATGTACATCCTGCAAGCTTCAGAAAGTAATGAAATCATCTGGGAGCTAGACATATTAACCAAGCTTGTCGAAGCCCACGAAGCACTTGGCGAATATGAGAAAGCACTTAGGTTCATGAAACAAAAGTATCTGGTGCGCAAAAATTTTTATCGTCAGACCTACAATGAAGACATACTCAGCGAAAAAAGTGCGCTTGAAAGACGACTAAACAAGCGAGAGATAGAGCTATTAGAAGCGCAGAATGAACTACAAACCATTACGCTCAAAGAGCAACGCTCACGTGAGATCCTCTACGCTGCTCTGTTTGGTATACTGGCGTTTTTTGTTATTCGCAGCGTCGTAAGCCTAAAACGCACTAACCTAGAGTTACGTAACCAAAATACTACCGACCCATTGACCGGAGCCTACAACCGAAGGTTTTTAGAAAACTGGTTAGAGCAAGCTCCGTCCTCGATGCAAAGCCCTGTCTATGTGGTAAGCGTGATCGATATTGACCACTTTAAGCAATTTAATGATCGGTACGGCCATGAAATTGGGGATTTAGTACTCAAAGAGACCGTAGAGACGCTGCAGAACAATTTGCGTAAGAAAGATATCTTAGTTCGCTGGGGCGGCGAAGAGTTTGTCTTAGTCATGCCGATGGAAGATTTAAGCAAACTTGAAGAGACCCTTGAGCGACTGAGAGCCAATGTCGAAGCGCATATTGCTCATCACAACGATCAGCAATTTAGTATCACGGTCTCCATTGGCGCATCTTCGTGCAAAAGAGAATATCTTGCCGATGAGTGGGAAACTGTGTTCGGCCAAGCTGACGCCGCCCTATATCAAGCAAAAGATGCGGGGCGAAATCGCTATCAGATTCACTCAAATGAAGCTTGA
- a CDS encoding ABC transporter substrate-binding protein encodes MRYWNALAFCRDNLSFQHWTQVSLDQFSHALRCTRRNAQLLIKRLVEEEKIEWQSGVGRGNLPQAKLKQPLDGVLKQKATRLLKQGNVEAALVLVEAQEREGFLSQYLSQYQVAHSQQDILQIPFYRGTHCLDPVKINRRTELHIASYLYANLLRTQPSLHGDLAHSWQQQEHSLIITLRKGLKFDDGSPLRADDIKAHFQRLIEQGGAQIELFRFIDQVEVINPLRIRFTSHTMPALLPRLLSHSAMGITKVRDGKLIGSGSFLLSEQTEWRTLLSVNPHYHGLRPWVDGVEIWNVGDNAKTLELNCDVVHGRHLAEKSAAKFTAKQKWEQGCTYAMLNPHHHTWMRNRAHRKWLQALMLSIGTPSGEDCEVVARAKGMLSTPTPIAEQDLSGVKYALADLKLPLKPLAVVTYQLGTNIATAQLVTDCLQQLGIDCQLQVLEYPEFNRPETFKNADIIISGEVFGEDTLFSWVDWLLCNYCHQACLSDKNKLWLEQKVIEAIAEGSESKQLRLLEKIEQQLITKNLYQPLYHALQDLNISDQISAPEQLANGWIDFNHIVM; translated from the coding sequence ATGCGCTATTGGAATGCTCTGGCATTTTGCCGTGATAACCTCTCGTTCCAACATTGGACTCAAGTATCGTTAGATCAATTCAGCCACGCTTTACGTTGTACGCGTCGCAACGCACAGTTGCTAATTAAACGCTTGGTTGAAGAAGAGAAAATTGAATGGCAATCAGGAGTTGGGCGCGGAAATTTACCTCAAGCGAAATTAAAGCAACCGCTTGATGGTGTTTTAAAACAAAAAGCAACTCGCCTACTTAAACAAGGTAATGTTGAAGCAGCGCTTGTTCTCGTTGAGGCACAAGAAAGGGAGGGTTTTCTTAGCCAATATCTTTCCCAATATCAGGTAGCGCATTCTCAACAAGACATCCTACAAATTCCTTTTTATCGAGGCACGCATTGCCTAGATCCCGTCAAGATTAATCGCCGTACCGAGCTGCACATCGCCAGTTATCTATATGCGAACTTACTTCGAACTCAACCTAGTCTTCATGGCGATCTGGCACATTCATGGCAACAGCAAGAACACAGCCTGATCATAACCTTGAGAAAGGGGCTCAAGTTTGATGATGGAAGCCCATTAAGGGCAGATGATATCAAGGCACATTTTCAACGCTTGATAGAACAAGGCGGAGCACAAATCGAGCTTTTTCGATTTATCGATCAAGTGGAGGTAATCAACCCGCTTCGGATTAGATTTACCAGCCACACTATGCCTGCTCTGTTGCCTCGATTACTGAGTCATAGCGCGATGGGCATAACGAAAGTCAGGGATGGAAAGTTAATCGGCAGTGGTTCCTTTTTACTGTCAGAGCAAACCGAATGGCGCACATTACTCAGCGTTAACCCACACTATCACGGCTTAAGACCTTGGGTCGATGGCGTCGAAATATGGAATGTGGGTGATAATGCCAAAACTCTCGAACTCAATTGCGATGTGGTTCATGGTCGCCACCTAGCGGAAAAATCGGCAGCGAAGTTTACCGCCAAGCAAAAATGGGAACAGGGTTGTACCTATGCAATGCTGAATCCTCACCATCATACTTGGATGCGAAATCGAGCTCATCGCAAGTGGTTACAAGCTCTTATGCTCAGTATCGGCACACCTAGCGGGGAAGATTGTGAAGTAGTCGCACGCGCGAAAGGTATGCTCTCAACTCCTACTCCTATTGCCGAGCAAGATTTATCTGGGGTCAAATATGCTCTCGCGGATCTTAAACTCCCATTAAAACCCTTAGCTGTTGTCACCTATCAGCTTGGAACCAATATCGCCACCGCACAACTCGTTACAGATTGTTTGCAGCAACTCGGCATCGACTGCCAACTACAAGTTTTAGAGTACCCAGAGTTCAATCGACCTGAAACGTTCAAAAATGCGGATATTATCATCAGTGGAGAAGTGTTTGGCGAAGATACGCTGTTTTCTTGGGTTGATTGGCTACTGTGTAATTACTGTCACCAAGCCTGTCTATCGGATAAAAATAAACTTTGGTTGGAGCAAAAAGTCATCGAAGCCATCGCCGAGGGCAGCGAAAGTAAGCAGCTAAGATTGTTAGAAAAAATTGAGCAACAACTGATCACCAAGAACTTATATCAGCCTCTCTATCATGCCCTGCAAGACTTGAATATCTCTGATCAAATATCGGCACCAGAACAGCTTGCTAATGGTTGGATTGATTTCAATCACATCGTGATGTGA
- a CDS encoding MFS transporter: MNTLAKPQTSIWRNRPFQILFSSALFVAFSAQIYNLALPLLIYELTQSSKMMGWMRAVEFLPNLLLALFIGVVVDRVDKKRWSQAMLLGQLVVVLCSYLAVEWLREPLWILFPAAFLMMAFNYGYHNARMTMMKRALAPETQNTAIARMSSLNSVMETVGPVLSGALMLMSTIHNVFLAVAVLLLLSYWQLERLTLAPSEPPKKQSVFAALKEGWIVLRAERNMWIITLAVMVINTTGAIFWIQAIFYAKSELEFNALEVSYLIAASGIGGLLGSFSADKLRSRLGLGVVLIGSIVLESLGFVFPLIINNVWGMAAAFLWISAVGLYSSICIWSYRQEAFEEKFLGRVAGITGSLFKLLMPFGLAASGYLIAHFGIEAIFISCFVVQLSVALGLLCSQVRRIA, translated from the coding sequence ATGAATACGTTAGCTAAGCCTCAAACTTCTATCTGGCGTAACAGGCCATTTCAAATTCTATTTTCTAGCGCGCTTTTTGTTGCTTTTTCAGCGCAGATTTACAACCTCGCGTTACCACTGTTGATCTATGAACTGACGCAATCTTCAAAGATGATGGGGTGGATGCGCGCAGTGGAATTTTTGCCAAATTTACTCTTGGCGCTGTTTATCGGTGTGGTAGTCGATCGCGTTGATAAGAAGCGTTGGTCTCAAGCGATGTTGTTGGGTCAGCTAGTGGTCGTTTTGTGTTCGTATCTGGCAGTGGAGTGGCTACGTGAGCCGCTTTGGATCCTGTTTCCCGCCGCCTTTTTGATGATGGCGTTTAACTATGGCTATCACAATGCGCGCATGACGATGATGAAAAGGGCATTGGCTCCTGAAACGCAAAATACTGCGATAGCGAGGATGAGTTCGTTAAACAGCGTGATGGAAACGGTTGGACCAGTGTTATCGGGCGCATTGATGCTGATGTCGACAATCCACAATGTTTTTCTCGCTGTGGCGGTGCTACTGTTGCTTTCATATTGGCAATTAGAAAGGTTAACGCTTGCTCCAAGTGAACCGCCAAAAAAGCAGAGTGTCTTTGCGGCATTAAAAGAAGGTTGGATAGTGTTACGAGCAGAACGCAACATGTGGATTATTACTCTCGCGGTTATGGTGATTAACACCACAGGCGCCATTTTCTGGATCCAAGCGATATTCTACGCGAAATCAGAGCTTGAGTTTAACGCTTTGGAGGTGAGTTACTTGATCGCCGCATCGGGTATTGGTGGGCTTTTAGGGTCATTCAGTGCAGATAAATTACGCTCAAGATTGGGTTTAGGTGTGGTTTTGATTGGCTCGATAGTTTTGGAATCTCTTGGTTTTGTTTTCCCCCTGATCATCAACAATGTCTGGGGTATGGCTGCGGCATTTTTATGGATTTCTGCGGTTGGTTTGTATAGCAGTATTTGTATCTGGAGCTACCGACAGGAAGCGTTTGAAGAGAAGTTTTTGGGCAGAGTCGCAGGTATCACGGGTTCGCTATTTAAGTTGCTGATGCCTTTTGGTTTGGCCGCATCGGGTTATTTGATTGCTCACTTCGGCATAGAAGCCATCTTTATATCTTGTTTTGTCGTTCAATTATCCGTTGCATTGGGCCTACTGTGTTCTCAGGTGAGACGAATAGCGTAA
- a CDS encoding Lcl domain-containing protein has translation MKNAPINSLLAIACFAVWSSAANANELTTPIVDTNQSQCFGLRNTLSSCPSYSDATFGQDAQYQGNSPSYTKNSNGTVSDNVTGLMWTQSTDLNGDGKIDAQDKLSYDDALDYVASLNHGGYSDWRLPSIKELYSLILFDGQDPSGVNQSGTVKMIPFLDARYFDMNAGDVQSGERLIDSQFVSSTKYVSTTMNKDETVFGVNFIDGRIKGYGIASPRGGDKTFYVLAVRGNPDYGINHFADNNNGTITDNATSLVWQQSDSQSQMDFPQALAYCENLELAGRSDWRLPSVKELQSIVDYTRSPATSNSAAIDPIFNTTAITSEANREDYANYWSSTTHENMRNGGHGAYVAFGSSLGYMRNAWIDVHGAGSQRSDPKTGDAGQYPTGHGPQGDAIRIDNMARCVAGGEVEFVQQPTLVKRPAESYQNGDSASSMSSKGKQNMAGSNNGHFSRMDRNGDGKISRLEAKGKLAKDFSRFDRNNDGYLTQAEMPSRK, from the coding sequence ATGAAAAATGCACCAATAAACAGTTTGTTAGCTATAGCTTGTTTCGCCGTATGGTCTAGTGCGGCTAATGCAAACGAGCTAACCACACCGATAGTAGATACCAACCAAAGCCAATGTTTTGGGCTTAGAAACACATTGAGCTCTTGTCCCTCTTATTCTGATGCCACTTTTGGACAAGACGCACAATATCAAGGCAATTCCCCAAGCTACACCAAAAATAGCAATGGCACAGTGAGTGACAACGTGACGGGTCTAATGTGGACACAGTCAACCGATCTCAATGGCGATGGCAAGATAGATGCACAAGATAAGCTGAGTTATGACGATGCATTGGATTACGTCGCCTCATTGAATCACGGTGGTTATAGCGATTGGCGCTTGCCCTCGATTAAAGAGCTCTATTCTTTGATTTTGTTTGATGGCCAAGATCCAAGTGGTGTTAATCAGTCTGGCACCGTTAAGATGATCCCTTTCCTTGATGCAAGGTACTTCGATATGAATGCGGGAGATGTTCAATCTGGCGAAAGGCTGATTGACAGTCAGTTTGTGTCGAGCACCAAGTATGTTTCTACCACCATGAACAAAGACGAAACGGTATTTGGCGTAAACTTTATTGACGGACGGATTAAGGGTTATGGCATTGCGAGCCCGCGTGGTGGTGACAAAACCTTTTATGTTCTTGCCGTGCGAGGTAACCCAGATTACGGCATCAACCACTTTGCAGACAATAACAACGGCACCATCACTGACAACGCGACGAGTCTTGTCTGGCAGCAGTCTGATAGCCAATCGCAGATGGATTTTCCTCAAGCCTTGGCCTACTGTGAAAACCTTGAACTGGCGGGCAGAAGTGACTGGAGGTTACCAAGCGTGAAGGAACTGCAATCTATCGTTGATTACACGCGTTCGCCTGCCACAAGTAACAGTGCGGCAATTGACCCAATTTTCAATACGACTGCGATCACTAGTGAAGCAAATCGTGAGGATTACGCGAATTACTGGAGTAGTACGACTCACGAAAATATGAGAAACGGCGGGCATGGTGCGTATGTCGCTTTCGGGTCATCCTTAGGTTACATGCGCAATGCATGGATTGATGTTCATGGTGCGGGCTCTCAGCGCAGTGATCCTAAAACCGGAGATGCGGGTCAATACCCGACTGGACATGGACCTCAGGGAGATGCGATTCGAATTGATAACATGGCTCGATGTGTAGCTGGTGGTGAAGTCGAGTTTGTTCAGCAGCCAACTTTAGTGAAGCGACCAGCAGAAAGTTACCAAAATGGTGATAGCGCTTCTTCTATGTCGTCAAAAGGCAAACAAAATATGGCTGGTTCGAATAACGGACACTTTTCTCGCATGGATCGAAATGGTGACGGGAAAATCTCTCGCCTTGAAGCAAAAGGCAAGTTGGCAAAAGATTTCAGCCGATTTGATAGAAACAATGATGGCTATTTGACCCAAGCGGAGATGCCAAGCAGAAAATAG
- a CDS encoding MerR family transcriptional regulator codes for MYKISQLAERAGISRTTLLYYEKLGIVKGARQVNGYRSYSDKDLQRLLLLQKLQAGGLTLKECQACLDAQINRDLLKDRLNQLDQEISQKQKSRELLAALLGESSLSEWHNTLDQLAPDAHLDWLIKQGFDEKQAMRLKWLSKDMNEHDRYMRDFDLVFSQLTCWGPGSQQDTHSAIQKLPFSPKHILEIGCGQGIATRTLLEHTQAHITAVDNEEYALENINQIMQQLGERKRVTTVCANMAKLPFESKQFDLIWCETSAYIMGVENAFKEWRHLLSDDGYLVLSDLVWSVEEPSSDAMRFWHKEYPDMTTEETRIEQARRAGYTLVDSFPVSDQAWDNYYQPLKVRVNELAHELAGSSALADLKREISAYDNRNGEFNYQIFILKTG; via the coding sequence ATGTACAAGATCTCTCAATTAGCAGAGCGGGCGGGGATTTCTCGTACCACTCTGCTTTACTACGAAAAGCTAGGCATTGTTAAAGGAGCGAGACAAGTGAACGGCTATCGCTCCTATAGTGACAAAGATCTCCAGCGTTTGCTTTTGCTGCAAAAATTACAGGCTGGCGGTTTAACTTTGAAAGAGTGTCAGGCTTGCTTAGATGCACAAATCAATCGTGATTTATTGAAAGACAGGCTGAATCAGCTCGATCAAGAAATCTCGCAAAAGCAAAAGTCCCGCGAACTGCTTGCCGCGTTATTAGGCGAAAGTTCTCTTAGCGAGTGGCACAATACTCTCGACCAACTTGCTCCTGATGCGCATTTAGACTGGCTGATCAAACAAGGTTTTGATGAGAAACAGGCTATGCGTTTGAAATGGTTATCAAAAGATATGAATGAACACGATCGCTATATGCGAGACTTTGATCTGGTTTTCAGCCAACTGACGTGTTGGGGACCCGGAAGCCAACAAGATACACATTCAGCGATTCAGAAACTGCCCTTTTCACCTAAGCATATTTTAGAAATTGGCTGTGGGCAGGGCATTGCGACCCGAACACTGCTAGAGCATACCCAAGCGCACATTACAGCGGTCGATAACGAAGAGTATGCATTAGAGAATATCAATCAAATCATGCAGCAGCTCGGTGAAAGAAAACGTGTGACTACCGTTTGCGCCAATATGGCGAAACTGCCATTTGAATCTAAGCAGTTTGATCTGATTTGGTGTGAGACCAGTGCGTACATTATGGGCGTTGAGAATGCTTTTAAGGAGTGGCGACATCTCTTGTCCGACGATGGCTATCTAGTGCTGAGTGATTTGGTCTGGAGTGTTGAGGAGCCATCGTCCGATGCCATGAGATTTTGGCACAAAGAGTACCCCGATATGACCACTGAAGAGACGCGCATTGAGCAAGCAAGGCGAGCGGGATATACGCTAGTCGATTCATTTCCTGTCAGTGATCAAGCTTGGGACAACTACTACCAACCGCTAAAAGTTCGGGTGAATGAGCTCGCGCACGAGTTAGCAGGTTCATCTGCTCTTGCAGATTTGAAGCGCGAGATCTCTGCTTATGACAACCGCAATGGTGAGTTCAATTATCAGATATTCATTCTTAAAACAGGGTGA
- a CDS encoding GNAT family N-acetyltransferase, which translates to MNYGLFNPKETDELIRLFTKTFGDSEGVEEGKVIGTLVNTLVETTPEQDIAIFVAREEQKIVASILFTRLAFEEEHASFLMAPVAVSTEYQGQGIGQALIRHGLEAMRSQGVKLAFTYGDPNFYTRVGFNPTSKEQFKAPLTLSFPHGWMVQTLSSDMIQALESRPTCVEGFNNPALW; encoded by the coding sequence ATGAACTACGGTCTATTTAATCCGAAAGAGACAGACGAACTTATTCGGTTATTCACTAAAACCTTTGGAGACTCTGAAGGCGTAGAGGAAGGAAAAGTTATTGGCACTCTAGTGAACACACTAGTAGAGACGACACCAGAGCAAGACATCGCGATTTTTGTTGCGAGAGAGGAGCAAAAGATTGTTGCGAGCATTCTATTTACTCGCCTTGCTTTTGAGGAAGAACACGCAAGCTTTTTGATGGCACCGGTAGCGGTTAGCACTGAGTATCAAGGACAGGGTATTGGGCAAGCATTAATCCGTCATGGTTTAGAGGCGATGCGCAGCCAAGGTGTGAAGTTAGCTTTCACATATGGTGACCCAAACTTTTACACTAGAGTGGGTTTCAATCCGACCTCTAAAGAGCAGTTTAAGGCACCGTTAACACTGAGTTTCCCTCATGGTTGGATGGTGCAGACATTATCTTCAGACATGATTCAAGCGCTTGAAAGTCGTCCAACATGTGTAGAAGGATTTAATAATCCTGCGCTTTGGTAA